The Trichomycterus rosablanca isolate fTriRos1 chromosome 15, fTriRos1.hap1, whole genome shotgun sequence genome contains a region encoding:
- the gpr183b gene encoding G-protein coupled receptor 183-B: MSAPAIDSVSENLTCTDLYAHRTVARVLFPLAYSIICPVGVLGNALALHAIFCNLAKLNSSTLYSANLAVSDLLLCLALPIRGLYYALGFHWPLGEGLCKVTALLFYVNCYAGVNFMTCLAVDRFVAVALRPKLAGLRNMRNVKLICLMMWLVVLAQTLPLLSMPMTNQEPDGTITCMEYPNFEHKLEGLPYMLIGAVVLGFGIPLGTILICYSVLSRRLWLAAKANRLTERSGRTHKARTVIAGVVLVFVVCFSPYHVDLLQYMIRKLAYEPDCDELRSFQISLHVTVCLMNFNSCLDPFVYFFACKGYKRKVLMLLKRKVNTSITSAGHSSHESSGTQDQQTIFFRGNSHQSKLTALNARANSS, from the coding sequence ATGTCAGCGCCGGCAATCGACTCCGTATCGGAAAATCTGACGTGCACTGACCTGTACGCCCACCGCACAGTGGCGCGGGTGCTCTTTCCGCTGGCCTACTCGATCATCTGCCCGGTGGGAGTGCTTGGGAACGCCCTGGCGCTGCACGCCATCTTCTGCAACTTGGCCAAGCTCAACTCCAGCACGCTGTACTCGGCCAATCTGGCCGTGTCGGATCTGCTCCTGTGTCTGGCGCTGCCGATCCGAGGGCTCTACTACGCTCTGGGATTTCACTGGCCCCTTGGGGAGGGGTTATGCAAGGTCACGGCACTGCTTTTCTACGTTAACTGCTACGCCGGGGTCAATTTCATGACCTGTCTGGCTGTGGATCGATTCGTCGCAGTGGCCCTGCGCCCCAAGTTGGCGGGGCTTAGGAACATGCGGAACGTGAAGTTAATTTGTTTGATGATGTGGTTGGTGGTGCTGGCGCAGACTTTGCCATTACTGAGCATGCCGATGACAAACCAGGAGCCCGATGGCACTATAACCTGCATGGAATATCCTAATTTTGAGCACAAACTTGAAGGCCTGCCCTATATGCTGATTGGCGCTGTGGTTTTAGGATTTGGAATACCACTGGGGACGATCCTCATCTGCTACTCGGTGCTATCGCGCAGGTTATGGCTAGCTGCCAAGGCTAACCGCCTGACTGAACGTTCTGGGAGGACTCACAAGGCAAGGACGGTGATTGCCGGCGTGGTTCTGGTGTTCGTCGTGTGTTTCAGCCCGTACCACGTCGACCTGCTGCAGTACATGATCCGGAAGCTTGCGTACGAGCCGGACTGCGATGAGCTGCGATCCTTCCAGATATCGCTGCACGTAACAGTGTGTCTTATGAACTTCAACTCGTGCCTTGACCCGTTCGTTTACTTCTTCGCCTGTAAAGGCTACAAGAGGAAAGTGCTCATGCTTTTGAAGAGGAAGGTCAACACTTCGATCACCAGTGCAGGACACAGTTCACATGAAAGTTCAGGGACTCAAGATCAGCAAACTATTTTTTTCAGAGGGAACAGTCACCAAAGCAAACTCACAGCCCTGAATGCCAGAGCGAACAGCTCCTGA